A section of the Neorhizobium galegae bv. orientalis str. HAMBI 540 genome encodes:
- the rpsK gene encoding 30S ribosomal protein S11: MAKEATRVRRRERKNITSGVAHVNSTFNNTMITITDAQGNAIAWSSAGAKGFKGSRKSTPFAAQIAAEDCAKKAQEHGMKSLEVEVCGPGSGRESALRALQAAGFMITSIRDVTPIPHNGCRPRKKRRV, translated from the coding sequence ATGGCCAAGGAAGCCACCCGCGTCCGTAGACGCGAGCGTAAAAATATCACGTCGGGTGTTGCCCACGTCAATTCTACCTTCAACAACACGATGATCACCATCACCGACGCGCAGGGCAATGCAATTGCCTGGTCGTCCGCTGGTGCGAAGGGCTTCAAGGGTTCGCGCAAGTCGACTCCGTTCGCCGCTCAGATCGCTGCCGAAGACTGCGCCAAGAAGGCTCAGGAGCATGGCATGAAGTCGCTCGAAGTCGAAGTCTGCGGTCCGGGTTCCGGCCGTGAATCGGCTCTGCGCGCTCTGCAGGCTGCCGGCTTCATGATCACCTCGATTCGCGACGTGACCCCGATCCCGCACAACGGCTGCCGCCCGCGCAAGAAGCGCCGCGTCTGA
- the rpmD gene encoding 50S ribosomal protein L30 — MAKKATQAEANKTVTVEQTGSPIRRPAVQRQTLIGLGLNKMHRTRTLEDTPSVRGMIRAVQHLVRVVDEK, encoded by the coding sequence ATGGCCAAGAAAGCCACTCAGGCAGAAGCCAACAAGACGGTTACGGTCGAGCAGACCGGTAGCCCCATCCGCCGCCCGGCCGTACAGCGTCAGACGCTGATCGGTCTCGGCCTCAACAAGATGCACCGGACCCGTACGTTGGAAGATACTCCTTCCGTTCGTGGCATGATCCGGGCTGTCCAGCATCTCGTTCGCGTCGTCGACGAGAAGTGA
- the rplQ gene encoding 50S ribosomal protein L17 produces the protein MRHGVAGRKLNRTASHRKAMFANMAASLITHEQIVTTLPKAKEIRPIVEKLVTLGKRGDLHARRQAISQIQDQDAVKKLFDAIASRYATRNGGYLRIMKAGFRQGDNAAMAVIEFVERDVDAKGAADKARVAAEAEAAEAA, from the coding sequence ATGCGCCACGGAGTAGCCGGCCGCAAGCTCAACCGTACCGCCAGCCACCGCAAGGCGATGTTCGCCAACATGGCGGCTTCGCTCATCACTCACGAGCAGATCGTCACGACCCTTCCGAAGGCGAAGGAAATCCGTCCGATCGTCGAAAAGCTCGTCACCCTCGGCAAGCGCGGCGACCTGCACGCTCGTCGTCAGGCGATCTCGCAGATCCAGGACCAGGACGCTGTCAAGAAGCTGTTCGACGCCATTGCTTCGCGTTACGCAACCCGCAACGGCGGTTACCTGCGTATCATGAAGGCTGGTTTCCGCCAGGGCGACAACGCTGCCATGGCCGTCATCGAGTTCGTTGAACGCGATGTCGATGCCAAGGGCGCAGCCGACAAGGCTCGTGTTGCCGCTGAAGCAGAAGCTGCCGAAGCCGCATAA
- the secY gene encoding preprotein translocase subunit SecY encodes MASAAEQLASNLNFATFAKAEDLKKRLWFTLAALLVYRLGTHIPLPGLNPEAYAQAFRGQAGGILGLFNMFSGGAVERMAIFALGIMPYISASIIVQLMTSVVPSLENLKKEGEAGRKIINQYTRYGTVLLGTLQAYGIAAGLESGQGLVVDPGWFFKLSTVVTLLGGTMFLMWLGEQITSRGIGNGISLIIFSGIAAGLPTALAGTLELGRTGALPTALILTVLVVAIGVIALIVFVERAQRRLLIQYPKRQVGNRMFQGDTSHLPLKLNTSGVIPAIFASSLLLLPATAAGFAGNSGLPGWATMIISALGHGQPLFMLFYGLLIAFFAFFYTAIVFNPKDTADNLKKHGGFIPGIRPGERTAEYIDYVLTRITVIGAVYLVFVCILPEFLVARTGVPLALGGTSLLIVVSVTLDTVAQIQGHLIAQQYEGLIKKSKLRGGKRGR; translated from the coding sequence ATGGCTTCTGCAGCGGAACAACTTGCCTCCAATCTGAATTTTGCGACCTTCGCCAAGGCGGAGGATCTCAAGAAGCGGCTTTGGTTCACCCTTGCGGCACTTCTCGTGTATCGCCTCGGCACCCATATCCCGCTTCCGGGCTTGAACCCCGAAGCCTATGCGCAGGCCTTCCGCGGCCAGGCCGGCGGCATCCTCGGACTTTTCAACATGTTTTCGGGCGGTGCAGTGGAGCGCATGGCGATCTTCGCGCTCGGCATCATGCCCTATATTTCCGCATCGATCATTGTGCAGCTGATGACCTCGGTCGTCCCTTCGCTTGAAAACCTCAAGAAGGAAGGCGAAGCCGGCCGCAAGATCATCAACCAGTATACACGCTACGGAACGGTGCTGCTCGGCACGCTGCAGGCCTATGGCATCGCGGCCGGCCTCGAAAGCGGCCAGGGCCTGGTGGTCGATCCGGGCTGGTTCTTCAAGCTTTCGACGGTCGTGACGCTGCTCGGCGGCACCATGTTTCTGATGTGGCTCGGTGAGCAGATCACCTCGCGCGGCATCGGTAACGGCATTTCGCTGATCATCTTTTCCGGCATTGCCGCCGGCCTGCCGACGGCGCTTGCCGGCACGCTGGAGCTTGGCCGCACCGGCGCGCTGCCGACCGCACTGATTCTCACCGTGCTGGTCGTCGCCATCGGCGTTATCGCGCTAATCGTCTTCGTCGAACGCGCCCAGCGCCGCCTGCTAATCCAGTATCCGAAGCGCCAGGTCGGTAACCGCATGTTCCAGGGCGATACGTCGCACCTGCCGCTGAAGCTCAATACTTCTGGCGTCATCCCGGCGATCTTCGCCTCGTCGCTGCTGCTTCTGCCGGCGACTGCCGCGGGCTTTGCCGGCAATTCCGGTCTGCCGGGCTGGGCGACGATGATCATCTCGGCGCTCGGCCACGGCCAGCCGCTGTTCATGCTGTTCTACGGCCTGCTGATCGCCTTCTTTGCCTTCTTCTACACGGCGATCGTCTTCAATCCGAAGGACACCGCCGATAATCTGAAAAAGCATGGCGGCTTCATTCCGGGCATCCGTCCTGGCGAGCGCACCGCCGAATACATCGATTACGTGCTGACCCGGATCACGGTCATCGGCGCGGTCTACCTTGTCTTCGTCTGCATCCTGCCGGAATTCCTGGTGGCCCGCACCGGCGTGCCATTAGCCCTTGGTGGGACTTCGCTTTTGATTGTTGTCAGTGTAACCCTCGATACGGTAGCACAGATTCAGGGGCACCTCATTGCGCAGCAGTATGAGGGTCTGATCAAGAAGTCGAAACTGCGCGGAGGAAAGAGGGGACGATGA
- the rpsM gene encoding 30S ribosomal protein S13, whose product MARIAGVNIPTAKRVVIALTYIHGIGPKFASEIMEKVGLPAEKRVHQLTDSEILQIRETIDRDYQVEGDLRRETSMNIKRLMDLGCYRGLRHRRGLPVRGQRTHTNARTRKGPAKAIAGKKK is encoded by the coding sequence GTGGCACGTATCGCTGGCGTCAACATCCCGACTGCGAAGCGCGTTGTCATCGCGCTGACCTACATTCACGGGATCGGCCCGAAATTCGCATCGGAAATCATGGAGAAGGTCGGTCTTCCGGCTGAAAAGCGCGTCCATCAGTTGACGGACTCGGAAATCCTTCAGATCCGCGAAACCATCGACCGCGATTACCAGGTCGAAGGTGACCTTCGTCGCGAAACCTCGATGAACATCAAGCGTCTGATGGACCTCGGCTGCTACCGCGGTCTGCGTCATCGCCGTGGCCTCCCGGTCCGCGGTCAGCGCACGCACACCAATGCCCGCACCCGCAAGGGTCCGGCAAAGGCGATCGCTGGTAAGAAGAAGTAA
- a CDS encoding adenylate kinase: MRLILLGPPGAGKGTQAQRIVEKHGIPQLSTGDMLRAAVAAETEVGKRAKAVMDAGNLVSDEIVNAIVSERIDQPDCANGFILDGFPRTLVQADATEAMLKAKGLDLSVVIELRVDDKELVRRVSGRYSCAQCGTVYHDTDKKPSQEGVCDKCGSTHFKRRPDDNAETMTKRLEVYYKETSPLIGYYHAKGKLKAVDGMADMDKVTSDIENILAAL; the protein is encoded by the coding sequence ATGAGATTGATTCTTTTAGGGCCGCCGGGTGCGGGGAAGGGGACCCAGGCCCAGCGGATCGTGGAGAAGCACGGTATCCCGCAGCTCTCCACGGGCGACATGCTGCGTGCGGCGGTGGCCGCCGAGACGGAAGTCGGCAAGCGCGCCAAGGCCGTCATGGACGCCGGCAACCTTGTCTCCGACGAAATCGTCAATGCGATAGTTTCCGAGCGTATAGACCAGCCCGACTGCGCCAATGGCTTCATCCTGGATGGCTTCCCCCGCACGCTTGTGCAGGCGGACGCGACCGAGGCGATGCTGAAGGCCAAGGGTCTCGATCTTTCGGTCGTCATCGAACTGCGTGTCGACGACAAGGAACTCGTGCGTCGCGTCTCCGGCCGTTATTCCTGCGCCCAGTGTGGCACGGTCTATCACGACACGGACAAGAAGCCGTCCCAGGAAGGCGTCTGCGACAAATGCGGTTCGACGCATTTCAAGCGCCGTCCGGACGACAATGCCGAGACCATGACCAAGCGCCTCGAGGTCTACTACAAGGAAACCTCGCCGCTGATCGGTTATTACCATGCCAAGGGCAAACTCAAGGCTGTCGACGGCATGGCGGACATGGACAAAGTCACGTCCGATATCGAAAATATCCTGGCGGCTCTTTGA
- the rplO gene encoding 50S ribosomal protein L15, producing the protein MKLNEIKDNEGSSKDRIRVGRGIGSGKGKTGGRGVKGQKARSGVAIKGFEGGQMPIYRRLPKRGFTNIFKTDYAVVSLGRIQTAIDAKKLDPKATIDAAALKAAGVIRRPKDGVRLLADGELTTKVSIEVAGASKAAVEKIEKAGASIKLLVVAEAAAE; encoded by the coding sequence ATGAAACTGAATGAGATCAAGGACAACGAAGGCTCTTCCAAGGACCGTATCCGCGTAGGTCGCGGTATCGGTTCGGGCAAGGGCAAGACCGGCGGTCGCGGCGTGAAGGGTCAGAAGGCCCGTTCCGGCGTGGCGATCAAGGGCTTCGAAGGCGGCCAGATGCCGATCTATCGTCGCCTGCCGAAGCGCGGCTTCACCAACATCTTCAAGACTGACTACGCCGTCGTTTCGCTCGGCCGTATCCAGACCGCGATTGATGCCAAGAAGCTCGACCCGAAGGCAACGATCGATGCGGCTGCCCTCAAGGCTGCCGGCGTCATCCGTCGCCCCAAGGACGGCGTTCGCCTCCTCGCCGACGGCGAGCTGACGACCAAGGTTTCGATCGAAGTCGCCGGCGCCTCCAAGGCTGCCGTCGAAAAGATCGAGAAGGCTGGCGCTTCGATCAAGCTGCTCGTCGTAGCCGAAGCCGCAGCCGAATAA
- a CDS encoding DNA-directed RNA polymerase subunit alpha: MIQKNWQELIKPNKVEFSSSGRTKVTLVAEPLERGFGLTLGNALRRVLLSSLRGAAVTAVQIDGVLHEFSSIPGVREDVTDIVLNIKEIAIKMDGDDAKRMVVRKQGPGSVTAGDIQTVGDIEILNPHHVICTLDEGAEIRMEFTVNNGKGYVPADRNRAEDAPIGLIPVDSLYSPVKKVSYKVENTREGQVLDYDKLTMTIDTDGSVTGEDAVAFAARILQDQLSVFVNFDEPQKDVEEESVTELAFNPALLKKVDELELSVRSANCLKNDNIVYIGDLIQKTEAEMLRTPNFGRKSLNEIKEVLASMGLHLGMEVPAWPPENIEDLAKRYEDQY, translated from the coding sequence ATGATCCAGAAGAACTGGCAGGAACTGATCAAGCCGAACAAGGTGGAATTCTCCTCCTCCGGCCGTACCAAGGTGACCCTGGTTGCCGAACCTCTCGAGCGCGGCTTCGGCCTGACGCTCGGCAACGCGCTTCGTCGCGTGCTTTTGTCGTCTCTGCGCGGTGCGGCTGTGACCGCCGTGCAGATCGACGGCGTATTGCATGAGTTCTCCTCGATCCCGGGCGTCCGGGAAGATGTGACGGACATCGTGCTCAACATCAAGGAAATCGCCATCAAGATGGATGGCGACGACGCAAAGCGCATGGTCGTGCGCAAGCAGGGCCCGGGCTCGGTAACCGCCGGCGACATCCAGACGGTTGGCGATATCGAGATCCTCAACCCGCACCATGTCATCTGCACCCTCGACGAGGGCGCCGAGATTCGCATGGAATTCACGGTCAACAACGGCAAGGGCTATGTTCCTGCCGATCGCAACCGTGCCGAAGATGCTCCGATCGGCTTGATCCCGGTCGACAGCCTCTATTCGCCGGTCAAGAAAGTGTCCTACAAGGTGGAAAACACCCGCGAAGGTCAGGTTCTCGACTACGACAAGCTGACCATGACCATCGACACCGATGGCTCGGTCACGGGTGAAGACGCCGTTGCCTTCGCTGCTCGCATCCTTCAGGACCAGCTCTCGGTCTTCGTCAACTTCGACGAACCGCAGAAGGACGTCGAAGAAGAGTCGGTTACCGAACTCGCGTTCAACCCGGCGCTTCTCAAGAAGGTGGACGAACTGGAACTTTCGGTCCGTTCGGCCAACTGCCTGAAGAACGACAACATCGTTTATATCGGCGACCTCATCCAGAAGACCGAGGCGGAAATGCTGCGCACTCCGAATTTCGGTCGCAAGTCGCTGAACGAGATCAAGGAAGTTCTGGCATCCATGGGCCTCCATCTGGGTATGGAAGTTCCTGCCTGGCCGCCGGAAAACATCGAAGATCTCGCCAAGCGTTACGAAGACCAGTACTGA